GTTTGCTTTGCAAGGAGTGGGGGCGTGAAGAGGCATTTAGTGAGGGTAAAACCGAGCTTGAATGGGTAAAAGAAATTTACGCTGACGCTGCAAACAAAGCTCGTGGGTTGGGCGTACAGATGCCTAGCTTTGATGAGTTTTGGGAGCGTGGATATGTTAAATTTGATAAAGTTGATGAGAGTAAGCGATACTTTACAAACTACGCTGATTTTCGTGCTGATCCTAGCAAAAATCCACTTAAAACGCCATCTGGTAAGCTTGAAATTTACTCAGAGACTATCGCCTCTTTTGGCTATGATGACTGTCCGCCACATGCAACGTGGATGCCACCATTTGAATGGCTAGGCGATAAAAATAAAAAATATCCGATTGCTGTTAGTGGTGCTCACTCTAAATTTAGATTGCATTCGCAGCTAAATAACTCAGTTTTGCGAAATTATAATGAGATAAGGGAGCGTGAGCCAGTGCTAATAAGCCCTAAAACAGCTGCCGAGCGTGGTATAAAAACTGGCGATGTCGTAAGAGTTTATAACGATAGAGGCGAGATTTTATGCGGGGCATTAGTGAGTGAGATGGCACTTGATGATGTTATCATTATAAGCGAAGGTGCGTGGTATGACCCTATAAAATTTGGTGAAAAGAGTCTTTGTAAACATGGCAATATCAATGTCTTAACTAAAGACATTGGCTCATCAAAACTATCTCAAAGTAACACCGCTCATACAAGCTTAGTTCAAGTGGAGAAATTTAAGGGTAAACTTGAGCCTATAAGTGCATTTGATCGCCCTGTAACGATAGAAAATTTATAAATTTTTAAAGCTAGGAGTAAAATTCCTAGCTTTTTACTCTCAAATTACAAAAACGAGGTACTTTTTAGTTTTGATTATGGTAGCATTTGGAATTTTTACTACTTTGATTGCTCAAAGACGAAGAATCGTTTATCTTTAAATTTGAAAACTAAAGCGATCATCTGCATTATATGAATAGACTTATATTTGCAAAGCCATAAACTAACTTAACTACAATATCTTTAATATCTTTTGGTTTAGTCGATATTGATGCTTACTCTGGCGTAAAAACTATTTCAATAAAATAAGCAACAATCTAATATTCATTGTGACTTTATTTATTTTTGTGATCTTATCTATCTCATTAAGTTTAAAATTTTTATTTAAATTTTTAAGCTATGAAATAAAAGATGAATTTGGTATAATATCAAACTTAATAAATAAAAACATCTATGATAGTGTATGTGTCATCAATGGCAAGTCAATCAATCATAAAATAGCAAGATGAGCTCATCAATGTTAAGCTATCAATATGGTAGTCAAAGTGTAGCACAAGTTGATTGCTTAATTAAACAAAATGTATAGATAGCCAATCAAGCAAACACAATAACATCTGAGGTAGATGAGATGGCTAAGGACAACTACATAATGCAAGGAAGAAGAAATTTTAAACATAGTATTTGGACCTATTAATTCACGGAGATTTGGTATATCTTTAGGGGTGGATCTCTCACCACTAAGCAAATCTTGCAACTTTGATTGCATATATTGCGAACTAACAGCACAAAAGCCGACAAATATAATACCCAATCCGCCAAGTGTAAAACAGATAGTCAATGAAGTCACTAACGCTCTTAAAATTCACTCAAACACTGAGGTTATAACGCTTACAGCAAATGGTGAACCAACTCTTTATCCAAATTTAAAAGAGCTTGTGAGTGAGTTAAATTTAATAAAACGAGATAAAAAACTGCTAATACTTTCAAATGGTACAGGCGTGCTAAAAGATGAAGTGTGCGATGCCTTAATGGATATAGATATAGTCAAATTTAGCCTTGATAGTGCAGTGCAAAAGACATTTAAAAAGATAGATCGTGGCAGCAAAGAAATTTTAGTAGATGAGCTGGTTACAAAAATGGCAGAGTTTCGTTGTAAATTTAAGGGTGAACTTGTGCTTGAAGTGCTTGTTGTGGCTGGGCTTAACGATACATTAGATGAGTTTAGAGCGTTAAATTTAGCTATAAATCGCATAGCTCCGCATCGTGTAGATATAAGTAGTATAGATCGCCCACCAGCATATCCAGTAAAGGGTGTAAGTAGTAAAGTTTTACACGAGCTATCAGCCCAGATAAGTGGCATACCAGTCGTGGTGGTAACTACAAAAAATATAAACGAACAGATGGATTTTAGTAAAGATGAGATCTTGCAAATGCTCTTGCGTCGTCCACAAAGTGAAGCAAATGTGGCGGATAACTTCTCACAAATTTCAAAGCAAAATTTAGCCGAGCTTTTAGCTGATGATAAAATTTATAAGACGCAAGTTGCTGGAGTGAGCTTTTATAGGGTGAAAAATTTATAAAGTAAGCAATTTAAGCTAAATTTTATTGACAAATGTAGAGTTTTTATATATAATGCGATTTCTTTTAATTGTTCCGGATTAGCTCAGTGGTAGAGTAGGTGACTGTTAATCACTTGGTCGCTGGTTCGAGCCCAGCATCCGGAGCCACTTCTTTTTTACTCCAATTTTTTAACACTTAAATCAAATTTTATCAGACTTTGCAAATTTTTATTTTTTTTTGAAAAATTACGAAAATTATTGTACTTCAGTACAATACACTTTTTAAAAAAATTACAATATAATGCAAAAAAAATTAAAATTAAGGATTGCAAAATGGCAAATATAGTTGGTATAGTAAAACAATTAAATGGTTCTGCTATAGCAGTAAGTGTTGATGGAACACAAAGAATTTTACAAGTAGGCGATGAGATCGCTTTGGGCGAAAGTGTAGTTGCTAGTTCACCTAGCTCAAATTTAGTTATCTCGCTATTAAATGGTAAAGAGCTACCAATACTAGGTAACGATAATGTTAAGATAGATGATAGTGTAGTCGATACAAATAGCTTTGAGGGCAATACAGTAGCTGATGCATCAACACTTCAACAAGCGATACTTCAAGGTCAAGATCTAGCAAACTTAGAAGAGACTGCAGCTGGTGGTGCTGGTGCTGGTTCTGGCGGTAACGGTGGAACAGCTCAGCTAAATGAGAGCTACTTTATAGAGGGCGGACACTACTCAAATATAAATGCAGATGGCAGAAGTCTAGATGATATAAGTGCTACATTTGCCCAAGCACCAAATTTCGAAGATGGTGCAGGAGCAGTTGATACTACTTCGCAAAACATAGATACCACTGCTTTGGCTCCAACTTTAGTTATAGAAACTATCGCTCAGCCAACGTTAGTTATGAGATATGATGACAAAAAAGGTTATGTAGGTAGAGTAACTGGTATAAATATGGACAAGAATGGCAATGTTATAGAAATGATAGGAAATCAAGGAATAAGGGATGAGAGCAGAACACTTGGTGTCCCTATGTCAAATGATGAGACTGAGATATATCATTACAAATCAGAGCCAGGTTCGGAGATTGTTGTAAAATATGTCGCCAGAAATAAAACAACCGGTGAGACTATATATCTTGAGACAGCTAGAGCGATAGCCGATGAAAATGGCGATGTATCTGTAACAGTAGATACAAAAACTGATAAGGAAAATCACCCTGAATTTTTTACAGATATGGAAGGATATTATGTCTATCATACAAGAGTTGAATTATCAGAAAACACTACCTCTATCGTATCAGGTAAAGCTAGTGAAGCTGGGCATATAGTTGTAAGTGATGCGGAAGGCAATATTGTTGCAGAGGGCGATACAGATGCTGATGGTAATTATAAATTTAATACAGTAAGATATATCGAAAATGGTGAAAAGCTAAGTGCGACTATTACTGACCTAGCTGGCAATACATCTGAAAAAGTAGAAGCAACGGCTTTAGCAAAAGATACAGTCGCTCCAAATGCACCATATGTCGTTGGAATTTATGATAATGTCAAAGGTGGAGTACAAGATGGAAAACTAGTATATCCAGAAGATGAAAATGGCAATATACTAGGCAAAAATGATGCTTGGGATGAACCAGTAGTTTATAATAAAGGTGGCATAAGCTATACAAATGACAATACGCCTACGATTAGAGGATTTGGTGAGCAACGCGGAACAGTTGAAGTATATCAAGATGGAGTTTTTGTTGCTACTGTAAGGGCTAATATCCTTGGCAACGGATACTTTGAATACACACCTTCTGCATTAAGCGATGGCAAGCATACGTTT
This portion of the Campylobacter anatolicus genome encodes:
- a CDS encoding radical SAM protein gives rise to the protein MVFGPINSRRFGISLGVDLSPLSKSCNFDCIYCELTAQKPTNIIPNPPSVKQIVNEVTNALKIHSNTEVITLTANGEPTLYPNLKELVSELNLIKRDKKLLILSNGTGVLKDEVCDALMDIDIVKFSLDSAVQKTFKKIDRGSKEILVDELVTKMAEFRCKFKGELVLEVLVVAGLNDTLDEFRALNLAINRIAPHRVDISSIDRPPAYPVKGVSSKVLHELSAQISGIPVVVVTTKNINEQMDFSKDEILQMLLRRPQSEANVADNFSQISKQNLAELLADDKIYKTQVAGVSFYRVKNL